A region of the Arthrobacter sp. FW306-07-I genome:
AAGGATCTACCGAAAATGCGAACAAAGGTCTCAGCTTCAGTCACCGCCATTGCCCTCTCCGGCGCCATGCTCTTTGGCATGGCAGGCCCGGCGACGGCAGCGGCTCCAGCGGCTCCTTCTGCCGCTTCCCAGTCATCACAGGTTGCCAACGTAACGGGAACCATCAACCAGACCATTGACGGCGTTGGCACCTTCGTCGGCTCGTTCACGCCGTCCGGCTTCAACGCCCAGAACGGCCAGCTGACCGTCACCGGCCTGGTGCAGGGTACCTTCACGGACCTTAACGGCGTGGCCACCCCTGTCACCCAGACGGTAACCACCACCGCTGCAGCCGCACCCTCCACCGCTGCTGCCCTCGCCAGCG
Encoded here:
- a CDS encoding ABC transporter substrate-binding protein, with translation MRTKVSASVTAIALSGAMLFGMAGPATAAAPAAPSAASQSSQVANVTGTINQTIDGVGTFVGSFTPSGFNAQNGQLTVTGLVQGTFTDLNGVATPVTQTVTTTAAAAPSTAAALASGGSCDILNLVLGPLHLDLLGLNVDLNQVVLDITSQTGAGNLVGNLLCAVTGLLDGGTGLSGLANLLNRILGL